A window from Herbaspirillum sp. meg3 encodes these proteins:
- a CDS encoding adenosine deaminase has protein sequence MHSNDAAPLSLEQFVRAMPKMELHCHLFGAVRRQTFIDLSEKSGNRVSREEIDAFYTRGEKPVGVLRVLRALDAHLIQGPTDLHRITYEYLEDLHSHGVLYTEFFWNPTGTVRVSGISYASAQAAIVLAIREAQRDFGVIGRLIPSIDREADPMEAVAMVRWMAEHRQPEVIGIGMDYRENDRPPELFLQAYRDARAFGFRTTAHAGEFGMPWVNVQTAIEQLKVDRIDHGYTIVDNPAYMQECIAKDMIFTVVPTNSYYLRTLPPERWAQDHPIRAMVNAGVRVHPNTDDPTLHLVTPTRAWLMMTEFGFGVDDMRNFMLNGLDAAWISDDQRKHWRNEWTASFDALRNRLAID, from the coding sequence ATGCATAGCAACGATGCAGCGCCGCTGAGCCTGGAACAATTCGTGCGCGCCATGCCGAAGATGGAATTGCATTGCCATCTGTTCGGTGCGGTGCGCAGACAAACCTTCATCGACTTGTCGGAGAAATCAGGCAATCGCGTGTCGCGCGAAGAAATCGATGCCTTCTACACCCGCGGCGAAAAGCCGGTCGGCGTGCTGCGCGTATTGCGCGCGCTGGATGCGCATCTGATTCAAGGCCCGACCGACCTGCATCGCATCACCTACGAATATCTGGAAGACCTGCACAGCCACGGCGTGCTCTATACCGAATTTTTCTGGAACCCGACCGGCACGGTGCGTGTGTCCGGTATCAGCTACGCTTCGGCGCAGGCAGCGATCGTGCTGGCGATTCGCGAAGCGCAACGCGACTTCGGCGTGATCGGCCGCCTGATCCCCAGCATCGATCGCGAAGCCGATCCGATGGAAGCCGTCGCCATGGTGCGATGGATGGCTGAACATCGCCAGCCGGAAGTCATCGGTATCGGCATGGATTATCGTGAGAACGATCGCCCGCCGGAGTTGTTCCTGCAGGCTTATCGCGATGCGCGGGCTTTCGGCTTCAGAACAACCGCGCACGCCGGCGAATTCGGCATGCCCTGGGTCAACGTGCAAACCGCGATCGAGCAACTGAAGGTTGATCGTATCGATCATGGCTACACCATCGTTGATAATCCGGCGTACATGCAAGAATGCATCGCCAAAGACATGATCTTCACCGTGGTGCCGACCAACTCCTACTACTTGCGCACCCTGCCGCCAGAGCGCTGGGCGCAGGATCATCCGATTCGCGCCATGGTCAATGCCGGCGTGCGCGTACATCCCAACACGGATGATCCGACGCTGCATCTGGTCACGCCGACGCGGGCCTGGCTGATGATGACGGAATTCGGTTTTGGCGTGGATGACATGCGCAACTTCATGCTCAACGGTCTCGATGCTGCCTGGATCAGCGACGATCAGCGCAAGCACTGGCGCAACGAGTGGACGGCATCTTTCGATGCGCTCCGCAACAGGCTCGCTATAGACTGA
- a CDS encoding porin, whose protein sequence is MSTFNKLGAAAILALGASGVACAQSSVTVSGVIDTGFGYTSNAGNGSQNKVGMLNSILGVSNVGFRGKEDLGGGLNAVFNLQAGFNPTNGSQSASGQLFSRNSLVGLESSSGALTVGKQWNFNDDWLVGSVFKGGYNSGAIFKFSEFDAVSEIYNNTIKYVSPEIGGFQGGVMYGFGEAAGSLRTGQVYNIAAKYAQGPFFVGITFDREQDATVGLTNTGNVLKLTTLGASYTINALKLRLGAARSDISGPGSFQSIPSLSTARKAYAVEAGVDYTFTPAFTGSADVIYRKNTTLSNNTKVYRLLGIYSLSKRTSLIANLAYLSNGDGATESLISTNSTAIGGGYANQHQTALALGIRHTF, encoded by the coding sequence ATGAGCACTTTCAACAAACTCGGGGCAGCAGCCATCCTCGCACTGGGCGCAAGCGGCGTCGCCTGTGCACAATCGAGCGTCACCGTCTCCGGCGTCATCGACACCGGCTTCGGCTATACCAGCAACGCCGGCAATGGTTCGCAAAACAAGGTCGGCATGCTCAACAGCATCCTGGGCGTATCCAACGTGGGCTTTCGCGGCAAGGAAGATCTCGGCGGCGGTCTCAATGCGGTGTTCAACCTGCAGGCCGGCTTCAATCCGACCAACGGTTCGCAATCGGCAAGCGGCCAGCTGTTCTCGCGCAATTCGCTGGTCGGTCTGGAAAGCTCGTCCGGCGCACTGACCGTCGGCAAGCAATGGAACTTCAACGACGACTGGCTGGTGGGTAGTGTGTTCAAGGGCGGCTACAACTCCGGCGCGATCTTCAAGTTCTCCGAGTTCGATGCCGTCAGCGAAATCTATAACAACACCATCAAATACGTCTCCCCTGAAATCGGCGGCTTCCAGGGTGGCGTGATGTACGGCTTCGGCGAAGCGGCAGGCAGCCTGCGCACCGGGCAGGTCTACAACATCGCCGCGAAGTATGCGCAAGGCCCGTTTTTCGTCGGCATCACTTTTGACCGCGAACAGGACGCTACCGTCGGCCTCACCAACACCGGCAACGTGTTGAAGCTGACCACGCTCGGCGCCAGCTACACTATCAACGCACTGAAATTGCGTCTTGGCGCCGCACGCAGCGATATCTCCGGCCCCGGCTCGTTCCAGTCGATTCCATCGCTGTCGACCGCACGCAAAGCCTATGCAGTGGAAGCCGGTGTCGACTATACCTTTACGCCTGCGTTCACCGGTTCGGCCGATGTGATCTATCGCAAGAACACCACGCTCTCCAACAACACCAAGGTCTACCGCCTGCTCGGCATCTACAGCTTGTCCAAGCGCACCAGCCTGATCGCCAACCTCGCCTACCTGAGCAATGGCGACGGCGCCACCGAATCGCTGATCAGCACCAATTCGACAGCCATCGGCGGCGGTTACGCCAATCAGCATCAGACGGCACTGGCGCTGGGTATCCGTCACACGTTCTGA
- a CDS encoding porin: MKKASKVAFIAKPLAVAAVLACASAAVQAQTNVTIYGRIDAGINYQSNQAGANGSRGSKWGVDGNEWGTSMFGFKGNEDLGGGLKALFTLESGFDASTGNVNGGSGLWTRRSFVGLSGAAGTLKMGKDLALQSDPIWALDPTGQQALSTATLVKQRNWPQTSNMVSYETPNFGGFTATVMHGFGEVAGSFTKGQLKADGTNNNNGSRDGISLAFVQPNYELRAIYDVQRDSNGTYDDLYNNSKELTLGGTVTIDKLKLFAGYENLRAPAALAGNPDRANHFWLGANYQITPALTLIGAAYHVNVNAGVGKANLFVIGGNYSLSKRTLLYATVGTVRNGANSDFAVEYGTGGIKGQNQNAFYTGISHSF; the protein is encoded by the coding sequence ATGAAAAAAGCTTCAAAAGTCGCATTCATTGCGAAGCCACTCGCTGTTGCAGCCGTTCTGGCATGCGCATCCGCTGCCGTTCAGGCGCAGACCAATGTGACTATTTACGGTCGTATTGATGCCGGCATCAACTACCAAAGCAACCAGGCAGGCGCTAACGGCAGCCGTGGCAGCAAATGGGGTGTTGACGGCAACGAATGGGGCACCAGCATGTTCGGCTTCAAGGGTAATGAAGATCTGGGCGGCGGTCTGAAGGCACTGTTTACACTGGAAAGCGGTTTTGACGCTTCTACAGGTAACGTCAACGGCGGCAGCGGTCTGTGGACACGTCGTTCCTTCGTCGGTTTGAGCGGCGCTGCCGGTACCCTGAAAATGGGTAAGGATCTGGCATTGCAAAGCGATCCGATCTGGGCACTCGATCCAACCGGCCAACAGGCTTTGAGTACAGCGACGCTGGTCAAGCAACGCAATTGGCCGCAAACGAGCAACATGGTCAGCTATGAAACACCGAATTTCGGCGGCTTCACAGCAACCGTGATGCATGGCTTCGGTGAGGTCGCAGGTTCGTTCACCAAGGGCCAATTGAAAGCCGACGGCACCAACAATAACAACGGCAGCCGCGACGGCATCTCGCTGGCGTTTGTGCAACCAAACTACGAACTGCGCGCGATCTATGACGTGCAACGTGACTCGAACGGCACATACGACGACCTGTACAACAACTCGAAAGAGTTGACACTGGGCGGCACCGTGACCATCGACAAGTTGAAACTGTTCGCCGGTTATGAAAACCTGCGTGCGCCAGCTGCACTGGCCGGCAATCCGGATCGTGCCAACCACTTCTGGCTGGGCGCGAACTACCAGATCACACCTGCTCTGACACTGATCGGCGCGGCCTACCACGTGAACGTCAACGCTGGCGTTGGCAAGGCGAACCTGTTCGTCATCGGCGGCAACTACAGCCTGTCCAAGCGCACTCTGCTGTACGCGACCGTCGGTACCGTTCGTAACGGCGCCAACTCCGACTTCGCGGTCGAGTATGGCACTGGCGGTATCAAGGGGCAAAACCAGAACGCGTTCTACACTGGTATCAGCCACTCGTTCTAA
- a CDS encoding ABC transporter ATP-binding protein: protein MSYLELRQLALGYGKSNAAVEKLDLSVEQGELISLLGPSGCGKTTTMRAIAGLIDLRAGNITLDGRDIGRLPPNKRNIGMVFQSYALFPHLNVFDNVAFGLRLRKVDDKTLRAKVEKVIAAVGLAGFEARLPAQMSGGQQQRVALARAIVIEPKLLLLDEPLSNLDAKLRVQMRAELRRIQRELGITMLYVTHDQEEALALSDRIVVMKAGKIEQMDAPENLFRQPRTRFVANFMGFENIFNYRDGNLQGNGQQLPFNATVPAGTACIGWRPERVIVGIGTYSGTVLSRGFLGDAVEYLLKTPLGEVKGFAEARFATWREGDTVSFDLPSDSALFLPT, encoded by the coding sequence ATGAGTTATCTTGAACTGCGCCAACTGGCGCTGGGTTACGGCAAAAGCAACGCCGCCGTGGAAAAGCTGGATCTGTCGGTCGAACAAGGCGAACTGATTTCGCTGCTTGGCCCAAGCGGTTGCGGCAAGACCACCACCATGCGCGCCATCGCCGGCCTGATCGATCTGCGCGCCGGCAACATCACGCTGGACGGCCGCGACATCGGCCGTCTGCCGCCCAACAAGCGCAACATCGGCATGGTATTCCAGTCCTATGCCTTGTTCCCGCATCTGAACGTGTTCGACAACGTCGCCTTCGGCCTGCGCCTGCGCAAGGTCGACGACAAGACGCTGCGCGCGAAGGTGGAAAAAGTCATTGCCGCCGTCGGCCTGGCCGGTTTCGAAGCACGCTTGCCGGCCCAGATGTCGGGCGGCCAGCAGCAGCGCGTTGCCCTGGCGCGCGCCATCGTCATCGAACCCAAACTGCTGTTGCTGGACGAACCGCTATCCAATCTTGACGCCAAGCTGCGCGTGCAGATGCGCGCAGAATTGCGCCGCATCCAGCGCGAGCTCGGCATTACCATGCTGTATGTCACCCACGATCAGGAAGAAGCACTGGCGCTGTCGGATCGTATCGTCGTGATGAAGGCCGGCAAGATTGAACAAATGGATGCGCCCGAGAATCTGTTCCGCCAGCCGCGTACACGTTTCGTCGCCAACTTCATGGGCTTTGAAAACATCTTCAACTATCGCGACGGCAATCTGCAAGGCAACGGCCAGCAGCTTCCATTCAACGCGACCGTGCCTGCCGGCACCGCCTGCATCGGCTGGCGCCCGGAGCGCGTGATCGTCGGCATCGGCACCTACAGCGGCACCGTCTTGTCGCGCGGCTTTCTGGGCGATGCGGTGGAATATCTGTTGAAAACCCCGCTCGGCGAGGTCAAAGGTTTTGCCGAAGCGCGCTTTGCGACCTGGCGCGAAGGAGACACTGTCTCGTTCGATCTGCCGTCGGACAGCGCCTTGTTTTTGCCGACCTAA
- a CDS encoding branched-chain amino acid ABC transporter permease, which produces MKLDKRRDFSVILLILGVLVVLPLGIGHSRYLMSVLMNCAGVAVIASGVWLTFCIGRINICQAGFALIGGYVTAILIAKAGLSFWIALPLSCLASALCGALIGSVILKLKGIYFSMLTICLTEAIRLAFLNGGDLTQGSKGITGLPQPFSGDSALPLYYLGIALLAIALGVVWRVHYSRLGGIFRAMRLNEDLAESFGVNVWRYRIMAFSIACALGGLGGSYFSVFTQSVYPQSFTVEHSIYYMLFCFLGGLEYVSGAMIGAFALTILFELLQDFQQYQSLIYGVLMIVVMLTLPNGLMALRSFSFSRPFRKGEAK; this is translated from the coding sequence ATGAAACTCGACAAACGCCGCGACTTCTCGGTGATCCTGCTGATACTCGGCGTGCTGGTCGTGCTGCCGCTCGGCATCGGCCACTCGCGCTATCTGATGTCGGTGCTGATGAATTGCGCCGGTGTAGCCGTCATTGCCAGCGGCGTGTGGCTGACCTTTTGCATCGGCCGCATCAATATCTGCCAGGCAGGTTTCGCCTTGATCGGCGGCTATGTCACGGCCATTCTGATTGCCAAAGCCGGACTCAGCTTCTGGATCGCGCTGCCGCTGTCCTGCCTTGCGTCGGCCCTGTGCGGCGCGCTGATCGGCAGCGTCATCCTCAAGCTCAAGGGCATCTACTTCTCGATGCTGACGATCTGTCTGACGGAAGCGATTCGTCTCGCCTTCCTCAACGGCGGCGATCTGACGCAAGGCTCCAAAGGCATCACAGGCTTGCCTCAACCGTTCTCGGGCGACTCTGCGTTGCCGCTGTATTACCTGGGCATTGCCCTGCTGGCGATTGCACTGGGCGTGGTGTGGCGCGTGCATTATTCGCGTCTGGGCGGTATCTTCCGCGCCATGCGGCTGAACGAAGATCTGGCGGAGAGCTTCGGCGTCAACGTATGGCGTTATCGCATCATGGCCTTCTCCATTGCGTGTGCGCTGGGCGGACTGGGCGGCAGCTATTTTTCCGTGTTCACGCAGAGCGTGTATCCGCAAAGCTTCACGGTCGAACACAGTATTTACTACATGCTGTTCTGTTTCCTCGGCGGACTGGAATATGTCAGCGGCGCGATGATCGGTGCGTTTGCGCTGACCATCCTGTTTGAACTCTTGCAAGACTTCCAGCAATACCAATCGCTGATCTACGGCGTACTGATGATCGTAGTCATGCTGACGCTGCCAAATGGATTGATGGCGCTGCGCAGCTTCTCGTTCTCGCGGCCATTCCGCAAAGGAGAAGCGAAATGA
- a CDS encoding ABC transporter substrate-binding protein codes for MSLKTLAALTLAMFAAVPAAHAADNVLKIGVNGVMSGAAASWGLVNKYCAETTAEMYNAKGGVDIGGKKYKIEIVALDDKNDPKISISNAEKLASDGIKYIIGPNIDTTAIAVKPVMERAKAMNFPYAFSKELYTAPANASVLGMVASYQVGPVVYKYLMDKKGVKSISFVARNESDAKNQQEEGVAAAKSLGLKVLADKESYEPGTTDFMPIMSKLVRAKPDAIVLSGVAPSDAPLLIKAARDLGFKGQLSTETGQDAKILEQVAGEKAAGFLSVGGASTPAIQSDYMKQFVEVYKKRVGEWNDEAGTKAYALELILAVLQKNPKALTDVEQFRKEMPSFKMTNPFVKDKTTLQFVGKKDFGRQSQVGVPLVVNAYKGGGFEAVYVGQVAN; via the coding sequence ATGTCCTTGAAAACCCTGGCCGCATTGACGCTGGCCATGTTCGCCGCGGTACCGGCGGCGCACGCCGCCGACAACGTCCTGAAGATCGGCGTCAACGGCGTGATGTCCGGCGCTGCCGCATCGTGGGGCCTGGTCAACAAATACTGCGCAGAGACCACGGCCGAAATGTATAACGCCAAAGGCGGCGTCGATATCGGCGGCAAGAAGTACAAGATCGAAATCGTCGCGCTCGACGACAAGAATGATCCGAAGATCTCCATCTCCAACGCAGAGAAACTCGCCAGCGACGGCATCAAGTACATCATCGGACCGAACATCGACACCACCGCCATCGCCGTCAAACCGGTGATGGAACGCGCCAAGGCAATGAACTTCCCATACGCCTTCTCCAAGGAGCTGTACACCGCACCGGCCAACGCTTCGGTGCTTGGCATGGTGGCGTCGTATCAGGTAGGTCCGGTGGTCTACAAATACCTGATGGACAAGAAAGGCGTGAAGAGCATTTCCTTCGTCGCACGTAACGAGTCCGACGCCAAGAACCAGCAGGAAGAAGGCGTGGCTGCGGCCAAGAGCCTGGGCCTGAAGGTACTGGCCGACAAGGAAAGCTACGAACCCGGCACCACCGACTTCATGCCGATCATGTCCAAGCTGGTACGCGCCAAACCTGACGCCATCGTGCTGTCGGGCGTGGCGCCGTCGGACGCGCCGCTGCTGATCAAGGCCGCACGCGACCTCGGCTTCAAGGGCCAGCTGTCCACTGAAACAGGACAAGACGCCAAGATCCTGGAACAGGTCGCCGGTGAAAAAGCGGCGGGCTTCCTCTCCGTCGGCGGCGCATCGACACCCGCGATCCAGTCCGACTACATGAAGCAATTCGTCGAGGTCTACAAGAAGCGCGTCGGCGAATGGAATGACGAAGCCGGCACCAAAGCTTATGCGCTGGAACTGATCCTGGCCGTGCTGCAAAAGAATCCAAAAGCATTGACCGACGTCGAGCAATTCCGCAAGGAGATGCCGTCGTTCAAGATGACCAATCCTTTCGTGAAGGACAAGACCACACTGCAATTCGTCGGCAAGAAAGACTTCGGCCGTCAATCGCAGGTTGGCGTACCGCTGGTGGTCAACGCCTATAAGGGCGGCGGCTTCGAAGCAGTCTACGTCGGCCAGGTCGCGAACTGA
- a CDS encoding ABC transporter ATP-binding protein, with product MSASMNPVSPSVTPPPDKRVILQASGLSKRFGGLLANDDISLSLGTETGKVTSVIGPNGAGKSTFFKMLAGFCTPTTGKVRLFGEDITGLNPHKISARGLVRTFQETTIFPELTALEHVALARQLSRSANDFQVFANTASARRDEDRMRADALEILRFLDLDGVANSVAKTLPHGYLRLLGIAMGMAASPKVLLLDEPYAGLNPDETDRAVELTRKIAASGVSILLVEHDMKAVMKISDHIHVLYFGKKIAEGSPEQIRNNEQVIEAYLGKEDEDIGL from the coding sequence ATGAGTGCATCCATGAACCCGGTCAGCCCTTCGGTGACACCGCCCCCGGACAAACGTGTCATCCTGCAAGCCAGCGGTCTGAGCAAACGCTTCGGCGGCCTGCTGGCCAACGACGATATCTCGCTCTCGCTCGGCACCGAGACCGGCAAGGTTACCTCCGTGATTGGCCCCAACGGCGCGGGCAAGAGTACTTTCTTCAAAATGCTGGCGGGTTTCTGCACGCCGACCACCGGCAAGGTGCGCCTGTTCGGTGAAGACATCACCGGACTGAATCCGCACAAGATTTCGGCCCGTGGACTGGTGCGTACCTTCCAGGAAACCACCATCTTCCCCGAGCTGACCGCACTGGAACACGTCGCATTGGCACGCCAGCTCTCGCGCAGCGCCAATGATTTTCAGGTATTCGCCAACACCGCATCGGCGCGCCGCGATGAAGATCGCATGCGCGCCGATGCACTGGAAATCCTCCGCTTCCTCGATCTCGACGGCGTCGCCAACAGCGTCGCCAAGACACTGCCGCATGGTTACCTGCGCCTGCTCGGCATCGCCATGGGCATGGCAGCAAGCCCCAAAGTGCTATTGCTCGACGAACCCTACGCCGGACTCAATCCCGACGAAACCGACCGTGCCGTCGAGCTGACGCGCAAGATCGCCGCCAGCGGTGTTTCCATCCTGCTGGTCGAACACGACATGAAAGCCGTGATGAAAATTTCCGACCATATCCACGTACTCTACTTCGGCAAGAAAATCGCCGAAGGCAGCCCGGAACAAATCCGTAACAACGAACAGGTAATCGAAGCCTATCTGGGCAAGGAAGACGAGGATATCGGTCTATGA
- a CDS encoding GntR family transcriptional regulator produces MSEVKAEKGKDLNKDLSNDAIDARIYMAIIDAILDHKLPPGTRLVEAPLCEAFGVTRGTLRRVFVKLAHERVIELQPNRGAIIALHDIGEAREVFEARVILEVGSVKGLAAKPGNKSKAFAELREMIKKEHALREDGNWRDWIRLSGEFHIKLAEVNQNDIVSGYLRTLIARTSLLIGLYETPKRNSCSADEHIGILDAIEKGEPALAARLMEHHLGEYALGLLAEPTQAVEIDFGKLFAPVR; encoded by the coding sequence ATGAGCGAAGTCAAAGCGGAAAAAGGCAAGGACTTGAATAAGGACTTGAGTAACGACGCCATCGACGCCCGTATATATATGGCGATCATCGACGCGATCCTTGACCACAAGCTTCCACCCGGCACGCGCCTGGTCGAAGCACCTTTGTGCGAGGCCTTTGGCGTGACGCGCGGGACATTGCGGCGGGTGTTCGTCAAGCTTGCGCATGAGCGCGTCATTGAGCTGCAGCCCAATCGTGGCGCCATCATCGCCCTGCATGACATTGGCGAAGCGCGCGAAGTTTTTGAGGCGCGCGTGATCCTGGAGGTTGGTTCCGTCAAAGGCCTTGCGGCAAAGCCCGGTAATAAGAGCAAGGCCTTTGCCGAGCTGCGCGAGATGATCAAGAAAGAGCATGCCTTGCGCGAAGATGGCAACTGGCGCGACTGGATCCGCCTTTCCGGTGAATTTCATATCAAGCTGGCCGAAGTGAATCAGAACGATATCGTCAGCGGTTATCTCCGTACGCTGATCGCACGTACTTCCTTGCTGATCGGTCTTTATGAGACGCCCAAGCGCAATAGCTGCTCGGCTGACGAGCATATCGGCATTCTGGATGCGATCGAGAAAGGGGAACCTGCATTGGCGGCACGCCTGATGGAGCACCATCTCGGCGAATATGCGCTGGGGTTGCTGGCAGAGCCGACGCAGGCGGTGGAGATCGACTTTGGCAAGTTGTTCGCGCCGGTGCGCTGA
- a CDS encoding branched-chain amino acid ABC transporter permease, producing the protein MLQILINGLILGSAYALIALGLTMVFSIMRVVNFAHGQMYMLGGFVMYYLYGQFGFPFWLALLLAGATLGVIGMAFNRFLFQPVLASSKREESSMLMAVGTALLLENVALSLFGEKQRGVPTLIDGVLILNDGDAYLPYSNLAVAVISIGFIVALLLFVQYTKPGRALRAVAQDKEAALLQGVNVKFITTLGFAIGAALAGIAGGLLVTLYGVNAGVGTNISTKAFIMIMIGGAGVTSGAIVGGFVLGMAEAIGYDLLPSSMTYLLIFVAMIVFLIFKPNGLFGKPWG; encoded by the coding sequence ATGCTGCAAATTCTCATCAACGGACTCATCCTCGGATCGGCCTATGCGCTCATTGCGCTGGGACTGACCATGGTCTTCAGCATCATGCGCGTGGTTAATTTCGCCCACGGCCAGATGTACATGCTGGGCGGCTTCGTCATGTACTACCTGTACGGACAATTCGGCTTCCCGTTCTGGCTGGCGCTGCTGCTGGCGGGCGCGACGCTGGGTGTGATCGGCATGGCGTTCAACCGATTCCTGTTCCAGCCGGTGCTGGCGAGCTCCAAGCGTGAAGAAAGCAGCATGCTCATGGCGGTCGGCACCGCGCTGCTGCTGGAAAACGTCGCGCTCTCGCTGTTCGGCGAAAAGCAGCGTGGCGTGCCGACGCTGATCGACGGCGTGCTGATCCTCAACGACGGCGATGCGTATCTGCCCTATTCGAATCTCGCGGTCGCCGTGATTTCGATCGGCTTCATCGTCGCGCTGCTGCTATTCGTGCAATACACCAAACCCGGCCGCGCCCTGCGCGCCGTGGCGCAAGACAAAGAAGCGGCGCTGCTGCAAGGCGTCAACGTCAAGTTCATCACCACGCTGGGCTTCGCCATCGGTGCGGCGCTGGCCGGTATCGCCGGCGGCCTGCTGGTGACGCTGTACGGCGTCAACGCCGGCGTCGGCACCAACATCTCGACCAAGGCCTTCATCATGATCATGATCGGCGGCGCCGGCGTCACCTCGGGCGCTATCGTCGGCGGCTTCGTGCTCGGCATGGCGGAAGCGATCGGTTACGACCTGCTGCCGAGCAGCATGACGTACCTGCTGATCTTTGTGGCCATGATCGTGTTCCTGATCTTCAAACCGAACGGCCTGTTCGGCAAACCCTGGGGCTGA
- a CDS encoding nucleoside hydrolase yields MQKIWLDTDPGFDDWLAMLMLSANLDVQWLGVSVVAGNAPLATTYDNALRIKKHYHLDVPVYPGCDAPLAGAQETAQCILGTEGMATTGEPLPTVDIRQSEAEQEAREQRSPLPHAVDALIEAIRKHPGELTLMCIAPMTNIATALRRAPDIAAQIKEIILMGGSADQGNHTAAAEFNIFADPEAADIVFNAGIPLRMFGLNLCRQLLVTSAEVQQVRALGTPRAKWLAGYFEAYLRIRSADGSVPMPMYDPAVAIYLRRPELFSFKPARVDIEVQGRLTRGMTVCEFRVPRRAEANTEVAMTVDGPRAMECMMQELLGTLS; encoded by the coding sequence ATGCAAAAAATCTGGCTGGATACCGATCCCGGCTTCGACGACTGGCTCGCGATGCTGATGCTGTCGGCCAATCTCGACGTGCAATGGCTGGGCGTCTCCGTCGTGGCCGGCAACGCACCGCTGGCGACCACCTACGACAATGCCTTGCGCATCAAGAAGCACTATCACCTCGACGTGCCCGTCTATCCCGGCTGCGATGCGCCGCTGGCAGGTGCGCAGGAAACCGCACAATGCATCCTCGGCACCGAGGGCATGGCAACCACCGGCGAGCCTTTGCCGACCGTCGACATCCGCCAGTCGGAAGCAGAACAGGAAGCGCGCGAGCAGCGCAGCCCGCTGCCACATGCCGTCGATGCGCTGATTGAAGCGATACGCAAACATCCGGGCGAGCTGACGCTGATGTGCATCGCGCCGATGACCAATATCGCCACCGCCTTGCGACGCGCACCGGATATCGCTGCGCAAATCAAAGAAATCATCCTCATGGGCGGTTCAGCCGACCAGGGCAATCACACTGCGGCCGCAGAATTCAACATCTTTGCCGATCCGGAAGCAGCCGATATCGTCTTCAATGCCGGTATTCCTCTGCGCATGTTCGGCCTGAATTTGTGCCGCCAGCTGCTGGTGACATCGGCCGAAGTGCAGCAAGTACGCGCACTCGGCACGCCGCGCGCCAAATGGCTGGCGGGATACTTCGAGGCCTATCTGCGCATTCGCAGCGCAGATGGTTCGGTGCCGATGCCGATGTATGACCCGGCGGTGGCGATCTACCTGCGCCGGCCGGAGCTGTTTTCCTTCAAGCCTGCGCGCGTGGATATTGAAGTGCAAGGCCGTCTCACACGCGGCATGACGGTATGCGAATTCCGCGTGCCGCGCCGTGCAGAGGCCAATACCGAAGTCGCCATGACCGTCGACGGCCCGCGTGCCATGGAATGCATGATGCAGGAATTGCTGGGCACGCTGTCATAG
- a CDS encoding ABC transporter ATP-binding protein encodes MNAILESTATAGQATSAVPHLQLQNVSLNYGHVRALQDVSLRVDQGSVVALIGANGAGKSSTLRAVTGLSPVCGGQVLLNGSNVTGTSAHKLVEQGVAMVPEGRHVFPFMSIKDNLLMGAYTRSDKGGIAADLDKVLTRFPRLKERFSQQASSLSGGEQQMVAIGRALMARPRLLLLDEPSLGIAPQFIRLIARTILEINKDEGVTIMLVEQNSRMALMISRYAYILATGRIELEGVSRELLDHSDIKRLYLGA; translated from the coding sequence ATGAACGCGATACTGGAATCCACCGCTACAGCCGGGCAAGCCACCAGCGCTGTTCCCCATCTGCAACTGCAAAATGTTTCGCTGAACTACGGGCACGTGCGTGCGCTGCAGGACGTCAGCCTGCGCGTCGACCAGGGCAGCGTGGTGGCGCTGATCGGCGCCAATGGCGCCGGCAAATCGTCGACTCTGCGCGCCGTGACCGGCCTGTCGCCGGTATGCGGTGGCCAGGTGCTGCTCAATGGCAGCAATGTCACCGGCACCTCGGCGCACAAGCTGGTTGAACAAGGCGTGGCGATGGTGCCGGAAGGCCGCCACGTTTTCCCTTTCATGTCGATCAAGGACAACCTGCTGATGGGGGCGTATACGCGTTCGGACAAAGGCGGCATCGCCGCCGATCTGGACAAGGTGCTGACACGCTTTCCGCGTCTGAAGGAACGCTTCAGCCAGCAGGCATCAAGCCTGTCCGGCGGCGAACAGCAGATGGTCGCCATCGGTCGCGCACTCATGGCGCGACCACGGCTGCTGTTGCTGGATGAGCCATCGCTGGGCATTGCGCCGCAATTCATCCGCCTGATTGCCCGCACAATTCTGGAAATCAACAAGGATGAAGGCGTCACCATCATGCTGGTCGAACAGAACAGCCGCATGGCGCTGATGATCTCGCGCTACGCCTACATCCTCGCCACCGGCCGTATCGAGCTGGAAGGCGTTTCGCGCGAGCTGCTCGACCATTCCGACATCAAGCGCCTGTATCTGGGTGCATAA